The Nocardioides salarius genome includes a region encoding these proteins:
- a CDS encoding MerR family transcriptional regulator, with protein sequence MASRPAQRWRIGVLASRVGVSETLLRAWELRYGLLSPTRSDAGYRLYGPEDERRARAMQDARRRGVPAGQAAAEVLAAERSGSLLPGAPAPRYATSGALDVSRTLDELRAAMVAYDVSSMHAALDRVLADVSAETAIKDVLLPFLAGVGDGWARGDFDVADEHFASDLVRARLAALSIAPGSRSGPLALLACPPREQHDIALKAFEVVLLRAGWRTRFLGPRTPVASLEVAVGVIAPDLLVLAGTGPGAFDVADADRASVERLSGATRVVIAGAAADEGAALRWGAEVLEGDPVTAARSLVGTGRRAAREGTEDDARP encoded by the coding sequence ATGGCCTCCCGACCCGCACAGCGCTGGCGCATCGGCGTGCTGGCCTCGCGCGTCGGCGTCTCCGAGACACTGCTGCGCGCCTGGGAGCTGCGCTATGGGCTGCTGAGCCCCACCCGCAGCGACGCCGGCTACCGCCTCTACGGCCCCGAGGACGAGCGCCGCGCCCGCGCCATGCAGGACGCCCGGCGCCGCGGCGTGCCCGCCGGCCAGGCCGCCGCCGAGGTGCTGGCCGCCGAGCGCTCCGGCAGCCTGCTGCCCGGGGCGCCCGCCCCGCGCTACGCCACCAGCGGCGCCCTCGACGTCTCCCGCACCCTCGACGAGCTGCGCGCGGCGATGGTCGCCTACGACGTCAGCTCGATGCACGCCGCGCTCGACCGCGTGCTCGCCGACGTGTCGGCCGAGACGGCCATCAAGGACGTGCTGCTGCCCTTCCTGGCCGGCGTGGGCGACGGGTGGGCCCGTGGCGACTTCGACGTGGCCGACGAGCACTTCGCCAGCGACCTGGTCAGGGCCAGGCTCGCGGCGCTCTCGATCGCGCCGGGCTCGCGCAGCGGCCCGCTGGCGCTGCTGGCCTGCCCGCCCCGCGAGCAGCACGACATCGCCCTCAAGGCATTCGAGGTGGTGCTGCTGCGCGCCGGCTGGCGCACCCGGTTCCTGGGCCCGCGCACCCCCGTGGCCTCCCTCGAGGTCGCCGTCGGGGTCATCGCGCCCGACCTGCTCGTCCTGGCCGGCACCGGTCCCGGCGCCTTCGACGTGGCCGACGCCGACCGCGCGAGCGTCGAGCGGCTCTCCGGGGCCACGCGCGTGGTGATCGCGGGCGCCGCCGCCGACGAGGGAGCCGCGCTGCGGTGGGGCGCCGAGGTGCTCGAGGGCGACCCCGTCACCGCTGCCCGCTCGCTGGTCGGCACCGGCCGCCGAGCGGCCCGGGAGGGCACCGAGGACGACGCGCGGCCCTGA
- a CDS encoding ABC transporter permease produces MSSTARGAGRPGWSLAVVLIALVVASPVLAVAAYALGQGGLRMPGGVAEMVATTLALLLLVAAGTAVLGTGLAWLVTAYEFPLRWVLSWLLVLPLAMPAYILGFVFLSTFDYAGPVQGALRSVLGDDLGALPVRSLGGAVVVLVLTLYPYVYLLTRAAFLELAPTAYDAARTLGASRARAFRTVLLPLARPSLAAGLALVTMEVLTDFATVQYFNVRTVSVGVYLTWKGTYDVGSAISLAVLVLVFAVAVLAAERALRGRARYHQKGGRGRGLERRRLTGWRAAAATAAGLGVVGAAFALPVLRLLTWAVSALRDDAGAVVDERFVDNLTSSLVVAAIAAVVCVLVSLTISHSLRLGGGPLVRGAAQVTTFGYAVPGAVVGIGVLAVFAGADRALVALGVEGGTGLLATGSVLGILVAYVVRFTAPAYQAVEASFSRVSPSISASAMTLGAGPGRLLRQVHLPLARPGVAVAATLVLIDAVKELPLVLMLRPFGFTTLSVWVYELASENFWERAALPALLIVAVAVVPVVLTFRATGTRRPDAAAPGGAAAPSALSGSLPPAPGQVSTTLTLDQGRSGTPGRMEQ; encoded by the coding sequence GTGAGCAGCACCGCCCGGGGCGCGGGGCGACCCGGGTGGTCGCTGGCGGTCGTGCTGATCGCGCTGGTGGTGGCCAGCCCGGTGCTGGCCGTCGCCGCCTACGCCCTGGGCCAGGGCGGGCTGCGGATGCCCGGCGGGGTCGCGGAGATGGTGGCCACCACCCTGGCGCTGCTGCTGCTGGTCGCCGCGGGCACCGCGGTGCTCGGCACCGGGCTGGCGTGGCTGGTCACCGCCTACGAGTTCCCGCTGCGCTGGGTGCTGAGCTGGCTGCTGGTGCTGCCGCTGGCGATGCCGGCCTACATCCTGGGCTTCGTCTTCCTCTCCACCTTCGACTACGCCGGGCCCGTCCAGGGCGCGCTGCGCTCGGTGCTCGGCGACGACCTCGGCGCACTGCCGGTGCGCTCGCTCGGCGGCGCGGTCGTCGTGCTGGTGCTCACGCTCTACCCCTACGTCTACCTGCTGACCCGGGCGGCGTTCCTCGAGCTCGCCCCGACGGCGTACGACGCCGCGCGCACGCTGGGCGCCTCGCGCGCCCGGGCGTTCCGCACCGTGCTGCTCCCGCTGGCGCGGCCCTCGCTCGCCGCGGGCCTGGCGCTGGTGACGATGGAGGTCCTCACCGACTTCGCGACGGTGCAGTACTTCAACGTGCGCACCGTCTCGGTGGGGGTCTACCTGACCTGGAAGGGCACCTACGACGTCGGCTCGGCCATCTCGCTGGCGGTGCTGGTGCTGGTCTTCGCCGTGGCCGTGCTGGCCGCCGAGCGGGCGCTGCGCGGCCGGGCGCGCTACCACCAGAAGGGCGGGCGCGGGCGCGGCCTCGAGCGGCGTCGCCTCACCGGCTGGCGCGCCGCCGCGGCCACCGCCGCCGGGCTCGGCGTGGTGGGCGCGGCCTTCGCGCTGCCGGTGCTGCGGCTGCTCACCTGGGCGGTCTCGGCGCTGCGCGACGACGCCGGCGCCGTCGTCGACGAGCGCTTCGTCGACAACCTGACCAGCTCGCTGGTGGTGGCCGCGATCGCCGCCGTGGTGTGCGTGCTGGTTTCGCTGACGATCTCGCACTCGCTGCGCCTGGGCGGCGGGCCGCTGGTGCGCGGCGCCGCCCAGGTCACGACCTTCGGGTACGCCGTGCCCGGCGCGGTCGTCGGCATCGGCGTGCTGGCCGTCTTCGCCGGCGCCGACCGGGCCCTGGTCGCGCTGGGGGTCGAGGGCGGCACCGGGCTGCTGGCGACCGGCTCGGTCCTCGGCATCCTGGTCGCCTACGTCGTGCGGTTCACCGCGCCGGCGTACCAGGCGGTCGAGGCGAGCTTCTCGCGCGTCTCCCCCAGCATCAGCGCCTCCGCGATGACCCTCGGCGCCGGCCCGGGCCGGCTGCTGCGCCAGGTGCACCTGCCGCTGGCCCGCCCCGGGGTGGCGGTGGCGGCGACGCTGGTGCTCATCGACGCGGTCAAGGAGCTGCCGCTGGTGCTGATGCTGCGCCCCTTCGGCTTCACGACCCTCTCGGTGTGGGTCTACGAGCTGGCCTCGGAGAACTTCTGGGAGCGCGCCGCGCTGCCGGCGCTGCTCATCGTCGCCGTGGCCGTGGTGCCGGTCGTGCTGACCTTCCGGGCCACCGGCACCCGCCGGCCCGACGCGGCCGCGCCCGGTGGCGCCGCGGCGCCCTCGGCCCTGTCGGGCTCGCTGCCGCCGGCACCCGGCCAGGTCAGCACCACCCTGACCCTCGACCAGGGCCGGTCGGGCACGCCAGGCAGGATGGAGCAATGA
- a CDS encoding sigma-70 family RNA polymerase sigma factor, which translates to MTSTLAERRTTFRASDAERAAATTSLLARAAATTDEAERRACHDEVVRVNMRVAEAVARRYARRGVPVEDLTQIAYLALVRAVRRYDAAHERDLLAYAVPTIEGDIRRHFRDHGWTIRPPRDVQRAHTRLVRTGASLDRYDTGALNDLASQVEEPVEVVREALSARTCFSLLSLDQPIGSGGPGSGDGEGPTPDVADVADRSQEQAEARLLVRPLVASLGEREQRILRWRFVEELSQREIAERLGLSQIQVSRLLQRVLTQMRGALAEAV; encoded by the coding sequence ATGACCAGCACCCTCGCCGAGCGACGCACCACCTTCCGCGCCTCCGACGCCGAGCGCGCCGCGGCCACCACGAGCCTGCTGGCCCGCGCCGCGGCCACCACCGACGAGGCCGAGCGGCGCGCCTGCCACGACGAGGTCGTGCGGGTGAACATGCGCGTCGCCGAGGCGGTGGCGCGGCGCTACGCCCGGCGCGGCGTGCCGGTCGAGGACCTCACCCAGATCGCGTACCTGGCGCTGGTGCGGGCCGTGCGCCGCTACGACGCCGCGCACGAGCGCGACCTGCTGGCCTACGCCGTGCCGACCATCGAGGGCGACATCCGCCGGCACTTCCGCGACCACGGCTGGACCATCCGGCCGCCGCGCGACGTGCAGCGCGCCCACACGCGCCTGGTGCGCACCGGCGCCAGCCTCGACCGCTACGACACCGGCGCGCTCAACGACCTCGCCTCCCAGGTCGAGGAGCCGGTCGAGGTGGTGCGCGAGGCGCTGTCGGCCCGCACCTGCTTCTCGCTGCTCTCCCTCGACCAGCCCATCGGCTCGGGCGGCCCGGGCTCGGGCGACGGGGAGGGCCCCACCCCCGACGTCGCCGACGTGGCCGACCGCTCGCAGGAGCAGGCCGAGGCGCGGCTGCTGGTGCGCCCGCTCGTCGCGTCGTTGGGCGAGCGCGAGCAGCGGATCCTGCGCTGGCGCTTCGTCGAGGAGCTCTCGCAGCGCGAGATCGCCGAGCGGCTGGGCCTCTCGCAGATCCAGGTCTCGCGCCTGCTGCAGCGGGTGCTCACCCAGATGCGGGGCGCGCTCGCCGAGGCCGTCTGA
- a CDS encoding response regulator transcription factor: protein MTHENAAPLTVTMVDDHDLAVAGLQTLLTPYADRVRLVDMRQALAHPEDLDVVLYEPVGQSAFGAAMLRDLQRSADAHPVVFSWATGDQLPTSTANMYLPKTLTAAQLVVALEDLVSGRRVPEAPAPEKAPVVEAPAPAPLRPEAPAGSRLTPRELEILTLITAGMTNGEIVEKLNLSINSIKTYIRQAYRKIDVERRTQAVAWGMANNLAVQESAEASEAVEVEASMAG, encoded by the coding sequence ATGACGCACGAGAACGCCGCCCCGCTGACCGTCACGATGGTCGACGACCACGACCTGGCCGTGGCCGGCCTGCAGACGCTGCTGACGCCGTACGCCGACCGGGTGCGCCTGGTGGACATGCGCCAGGCCCTGGCGCACCCCGAGGACCTCGACGTGGTGCTCTACGAGCCCGTCGGCCAGTCCGCCTTCGGTGCCGCGATGCTGCGCGACCTGCAGCGCTCGGCCGACGCCCACCCGGTGGTGTTCAGCTGGGCCACCGGCGACCAGCTGCCGACGTCGACGGCCAACATGTACCTGCCCAAGACGCTGACCGCCGCGCAGCTCGTCGTGGCCCTCGAGGACCTGGTCTCCGGCCGTCGCGTCCCGGAGGCCCCGGCCCCGGAGAAGGCGCCGGTCGTGGAGGCCCCGGCCCCCGCCCCGCTGCGCCCCGAGGCGCCCGCCGGCAGCCGCCTGACCCCGCGCGAGCTGGAGATCCTGACCCTGATCACCGCCGGCATGACCAACGGCGAGATCGTCGAGAAGCTCAACCTGAGCATCAACTCGATCAAGACCTACATCCGCCAGGCCTACCGCAAGATCGACGTCGAGCGCCGCACCCAGGCCGTCGCCTGGGGCATGGCCAACAACCTCGCCGTCCAGGAGAGCGCCGAGGCGTCCGAGGCCGTCGAGGTCGAGGCGTCGATGGCGGGCTGA
- a CDS encoding ABC transporter ATP-binding protein — MTSTRSGGATQATTVGYGTPALELVGATKSYGSHPAVCGVDLAVTAGEVVTVIGPSGCGKSTLLRLAAGLERPDSGEVRVGGRVVAGSTWVPPERRRVGMVFQDHALFPHLDVARNVAFGLDTLPRAERAGRVAEVLELVGLGHLGHRHPHELSGGEQQRVALARALAPRPTVVLLDEPFSSLDANLRTQVRTQTLEALHETGSAALVVTHDQTEALSLGDRLAVLKDGLLRQVGTPSEVYESPSSRFVAAFMGEADFLPAHVHDALLTCEIGVVSTVPGWGRTDLDVEVMLRPHEVALRVDRGSRHLVERVEYHGAFVLHHVRLASGSTVRSWQQHDVQHAPGTSVAVSVVPGSRPVLLAGDEALSAPPATARR, encoded by the coding sequence ATGACCAGCACCCGCAGCGGCGGCGCCACCCAGGCCACCACCGTCGGCTACGGGACCCCGGCGCTCGAGCTCGTCGGGGCGACCAAGAGCTACGGCTCGCACCCCGCGGTGTGCGGCGTCGACCTGGCCGTCACCGCCGGCGAGGTGGTGACCGTGATCGGGCCCTCGGGCTGCGGCAAGTCGACGCTGCTGCGCCTGGCCGCGGGCCTGGAGCGGCCCGACAGCGGCGAGGTGCGGGTGGGGGGCCGCGTGGTGGCCGGCTCGACGTGGGTGCCGCCCGAGCGCCGCCGGGTGGGGATGGTCTTCCAGGACCACGCGCTCTTCCCCCACCTCGACGTCGCCCGCAACGTGGCCTTCGGCCTCGACACCCTGCCCCGCGCCGAGCGGGCCGGCCGGGTCGCCGAGGTGCTCGAGCTCGTCGGCCTGGGCCACCTGGGCCACCGGCACCCCCACGAGCTCTCCGGCGGCGAGCAGCAGCGGGTCGCGCTGGCCCGGGCGCTCGCGCCCCGGCCGACCGTCGTGCTCCTCGACGAGCCGTTCTCCTCCCTCGACGCCAACCTGCGCACCCAGGTCCGCACCCAGACCCTCGAGGCGCTGCACGAGACCGGCAGCGCCGCGCTGGTGGTCACCCACGACCAGACCGAGGCGCTCTCCCTCGGCGACCGGCTGGCGGTGCTCAAGGACGGACTGCTGCGCCAGGTCGGCACCCCCAGCGAGGTCTACGAGTCCCCCAGCAGCCGGTTCGTCGCTGCCTTCATGGGCGAGGCCGACTTCCTGCCCGCGCACGTGCACGACGCCCTGCTGACCTGCGAGATCGGCGTCGTGTCGACGGTGCCGGGCTGGGGCCGCACCGACCTCGACGTCGAGGTGATGCTGCGCCCCCACGAGGTCGCGCTGCGCGTCGACCGGGGATCGCGCCACCTGGTCGAGCGGGTGGAGTACCACGGCGCGTTCGTGCTGCACCACGTGCGGCTGGCCTCGGGCAGCACCGTGCGCTCCTGGCAGCAGCACGACGTGCAGCACGCGCCGGGCACCTCCGTCGCGGTCTCGGTCGTGCCGGGCTCGCGCCCGGTGCTGCTGGCCGGCGACGAGGCGCTCAGCGCCCCGCCCGCCACCGCCCGCCGCTGA
- a CDS encoding adenylate/guanylate cyclase domain-containing protein has protein sequence MEDFPQDPAPAAADRSVRRSRARRTPFGSWLLGTETQSTRRLRVRVQVLLTLALTLTHGIGAGVVLLLSLFVVTAPAPEGATWLALAVAVPVYVGVALVVGTAWGTRVALRSLRWALGGADPTPRERRRVLRVPLRLTVLAGVLWLVADALFVALALWLQPERALSTGLTVAIGGVVACAVAYLFSEFALRPVAARALAGGTAREDGRRPRGLGVGGRMLMFWLLGTAAPVVGLSLAALLVLVGDSVSTRRLAVEVLVLGGVVLVVGLLVTVLNARSVVAPLTSVRLALLEVERGDLDQRVAVYDATELGELQAGFNRMAEGLREREHLRDVFGRHVGREVARAASGGEVRLGGETREVSVVFVDLVGSTAMAAEREPAEVVAVLNAFFEVVVDEVDRAGGLVNKFIGDAVLAVFGAPVDQPGHAAAALAAARRIDERLRAERPDVAAGIGVCTGPTVAGNVGTRSRLEYTVIGDAVNAAARLTELAKAERPRVLSTRETVQAAERAGAGDEAGRWEDAGSTVLRGRPTATALVRPRSDEG, from the coding sequence GTGGAGGACTTCCCCCAGGACCCGGCCCCGGCCGCGGCAGACCGGTCCGTACGCCGCTCCCGCGCGCGGCGTACGCCGTTCGGCTCGTGGCTGCTCGGCACCGAGACGCAGTCGACGCGCCGGCTGCGGGTGCGGGTGCAGGTGCTCCTGACCCTGGCGCTGACGCTCACCCACGGCATCGGCGCCGGTGTCGTGCTGCTGCTCTCGCTCTTCGTGGTCACCGCCCCGGCGCCGGAGGGCGCGACCTGGCTGGCCCTGGCGGTCGCGGTGCCGGTCTACGTCGGTGTCGCGCTCGTGGTCGGCACCGCCTGGGGCACCCGGGTCGCGCTGCGCAGCCTGCGGTGGGCCCTCGGCGGCGCCGACCCGACCCCGCGGGAGCGGCGCCGGGTGCTGCGGGTGCCGCTGCGGCTCACCGTGCTGGCCGGTGTGCTCTGGCTGGTCGCCGACGCGCTCTTCGTCGCCCTGGCGCTGTGGCTGCAGCCCGAGCGCGCGCTCAGCACCGGGCTGACGGTGGCCATCGGCGGCGTCGTCGCCTGCGCGGTCGCCTACCTGTTCTCCGAGTTCGCGCTGCGCCCGGTCGCGGCCCGGGCCCTGGCCGGCGGCACCGCCAGGGAGGACGGGCGGCGCCCTCGCGGCCTGGGCGTCGGTGGGCGGATGCTGATGTTCTGGCTGCTCGGCACCGCGGCCCCGGTCGTCGGGCTGTCGCTGGCGGCGCTGCTGGTGCTGGTCGGCGACTCCGTGAGCACCCGCCGCCTGGCCGTCGAGGTGCTGGTGCTCGGGGGAGTGGTGCTGGTGGTCGGGCTCCTGGTCACCGTGCTCAACGCCCGGTCGGTCGTGGCGCCCCTGACCTCGGTCCGCCTGGCGCTGCTGGAGGTCGAGCGCGGCGACCTCGACCAGCGGGTCGCGGTCTACGACGCCACCGAGCTCGGCGAGCTGCAGGCCGGGTTCAACCGGATGGCCGAGGGCCTGCGCGAGCGCGAGCACCTGCGCGACGTGTTCGGTCGCCACGTGGGCCGGGAGGTCGCCCGGGCCGCGAGCGGCGGCGAGGTGCGGCTGGGCGGCGAGACCCGCGAGGTCAGCGTGGTCTTCGTCGACCTCGTGGGCTCGACGGCGATGGCCGCCGAGCGCGAGCCGGCCGAGGTGGTCGCGGTCCTCAACGCGTTCTTCGAGGTGGTCGTCGACGAGGTCGACCGGGCCGGCGGCCTGGTCAACAAGTTCATCGGCGACGCGGTCCTCGCGGTCTTCGGCGCTCCGGTCGACCAGCCGGGCCACGCCGCCGCGGCGCTGGCGGCCGCGCGCCGCATCGACGAGCGGCTGCGCGCCGAGCGGCCCGACGTCGCCGCCGGCATCGGCGTGTGCACCGGTCCGACCGTGGCCGGCAACGTCGGCACGCGCAGCCGCCTCGAGTACACGGTGATCGGCGACGCGGTCAACGCCGCGGCCCGGCTCACCGAGCTCGCCAAGGCCGAGCGGCCGCGGGTGCTCAGCACCCGCGAGACGGTGCAGGCCGCCGAGCGGGCCGGGGCGGGCGACGAGGCCGGCCGGTGGGAGGACGCCGGGTCGACCGTGCTGCGCGGGCGTCCCACGGCCACCGCGCTGGTGCGGCCACGGTCCGACGAGGGCTGA
- a CDS encoding extracellular solute-binding protein → MKRSARPALTAAATSAVLALTGCSALGGGDDADLQIYTARHYDLEEAFADFTDETGISVEFLSGDDAELLERLKAEGDSTPADVFMTVDAGMLWNAAEQDVLEPIDSSVLDQAVPEDLRDPDGQWYGLAMRARTVVYDPESVDPGDLDAVDTYAALGDPQWAGRVCMRDETASYTQSLVASLIDLHGRDEALAIVQGWVANDVQIMSNDVELLEAIDAGGCDIGISNHYYLARMLEEDPDFDVELYWASQDGDGTHVNISGAGLVAGTEAPEEAQQLLEWLATDGQSAFVDANHELPVNPEVDPEPLAASFGEFDRMPVDARAYGSLNSEAVELLDEAGYR, encoded by the coding sequence GTGAAGCGCAGCGCCCGCCCCGCCCTCACCGCCGCGGCCACGTCGGCGGTCCTCGCCCTCACCGGCTGCTCCGCGCTGGGCGGCGGCGACGACGCGGACCTGCAGATCTACACCGCGCGCCACTACGACCTCGAGGAGGCCTTCGCCGACTTCACCGACGAGACCGGCATCAGCGTCGAGTTCCTCTCCGGTGACGACGCCGAGCTGCTCGAGCGGCTCAAGGCCGAGGGCGACTCCACCCCCGCCGACGTGTTCATGACCGTCGACGCCGGGATGCTGTGGAACGCCGCCGAGCAGGACGTGCTCGAGCCGATCGACTCGAGCGTGCTCGACCAGGCGGTGCCGGAGGACCTGCGCGACCCCGACGGGCAGTGGTACGGCCTGGCGATGCGCGCCCGCACGGTCGTCTACGACCCCGAGAGCGTCGACCCGGGCGACCTCGACGCCGTCGACACCTACGCCGCCCTCGGCGACCCGCAGTGGGCCGGGCGGGTCTGCATGCGCGACGAGACGGCGTCGTACACCCAGAGCCTGGTGGCCAGCCTGATCGACCTGCACGGGCGCGACGAGGCCCTCGCGATCGTCCAGGGCTGGGTCGCCAACGACGTGCAGATCATGAGCAACGACGTCGAGCTGCTCGAGGCCATCGACGCCGGCGGGTGCGACATCGGGATCAGCAACCACTACTACCTGGCGCGGATGCTCGAGGAGGACCCCGACTTCGACGTCGAGCTCTACTGGGCCAGCCAGGACGGCGACGGCACCCACGTCAACATCTCCGGCGCCGGGCTGGTCGCGGGCACCGAGGCCCCCGAGGAGGCCCAGCAGCTCCTCGAGTGGCTGGCCACCGACGGCCAGAGCGCCTTCGTCGACGCCAACCACGAGCTGCCCGTCAACCCCGAGGTCGACCCCGAGCCGCTCGCGGCGTCCTTCGGCGAGTTCGACCGGATGCCCGTCGACGCCCGCGCCTACGGGTCGCTGAACTCCGAGGCCGTCGAGCTGCTCGACGAGGCCGGGTACCGCTGA
- a CDS encoding helical backbone metal receptor, with the protein MDDLGTTYDGPRPARRVVSLVPSLTEALVSVERSAVVGATDWCIRPTDLETTRVRGTKNPDLAAVRALEPDVVVANKEENRELDVRRLRDSGVRVWVTDIETVPGAVASMERLLDGIGWQRPDWLARARELWCGPLPEVTRRVVVPIWRDPWMVVGPATFTSDLCRRLGWQTLPDTGDAAEGRYPSLDVAQIDALGADAVLLPDEPYEFTATDGPEALRSPCELVDGRLLTWYGPSLLDARTSVERRGA; encoded by the coding sequence ATGGACGACCTGGGGACGACGTACGACGGCCCGCGCCCGGCGCGGCGGGTGGTCTCGCTGGTGCCGTCGCTGACCGAGGCGCTGGTCTCGGTCGAGCGCTCGGCGGTGGTGGGGGCGACCGACTGGTGCATCCGGCCCACCGACCTCGAGACCACGCGGGTGCGGGGCACCAAGAACCCCGACCTCGCCGCGGTCCGGGCGCTGGAGCCCGACGTGGTGGTGGCGAACAAGGAGGAGAACCGCGAGCTCGACGTGCGCCGGCTGCGGGACTCTGGGGTACGGGTCTGGGTCACCGACATCGAGACCGTGCCCGGCGCCGTGGCGTCGATGGAGCGGCTGCTCGACGGCATCGGCTGGCAGCGTCCCGACTGGCTGGCCCGGGCCCGCGAGCTGTGGTGCGGGCCGCTGCCCGAGGTGACCAGGCGGGTGGTGGTGCCGATCTGGCGCGACCCGTGGATGGTCGTCGGCCCGGCCACCTTCACCAGCGACCTGTGCCGCCGGCTGGGGTGGCAGACGCTGCCGGACACCGGTGACGCCGCCGAGGGCCGCTACCCGTCGCTCGACGTGGCGCAGATCGACGCCCTCGGCGCCGACGCCGTGCTGCTGCCCGACGAGCCCTACGAGTTCACGGCCACCGACGGGCCCGAGGCGCTGCGCTCGCCCTGCGAGCTCGTCGACGGGCGGCTGCTGACCTGGTACGGGCCCTCGCTGCTCGACGCGCGCACCTCGGTGGAGCGCCGCGGCGCCTGA